The genomic DNA GATGATGATCTTATCGCTTCACTGAAGGCTGATATCGAAGACCTGAAGAAGAAGGATGATGATGTACTTCTGCGGGATTTGAAGGATGTTCATGTGACTGCTGAGGAACTTGCTGAAGAGCTTCAGGAGATCATGACTATCATCAACCGAAGAATAAAAAGAAGATAAATACCACGAAAAGATATCTGAAAGGAGACTATGGCAGAGGTTCCGGCAAAACTGGAAAAAGGCGGGTCATGGGTGACCTCACGAATCGATATCGGAAATGACGGTATCGTTCTCAAAGATCCATGGAATGTCACAGTCAGCTACCGGAGTATTGTTGATCTTCAGAAACGCGGACAGATGATCACGCTCCTCGTCACGATGCCGGACAAGACCGAGCGCCCGTACAAGATCGCATCGGTTGAAAAAGTCCTTACGATTCTTACCAAGAAGATCATCATGGCCTGTAATGCATACAGGATCATGGCCCATTTCATGTCACCGGCTATCAGAGGTGGCGTTCTCGTAACTGATGCGAAATGGGAGAAGGGGGCTATTGCAGTTTTAAAGACCGGCATCTGGTTTGTAAGTCAGGATAAGCAGATTAGCGTGCCGTTAAAAGAGGTCGCAAGTCTTGAGCTGACAAAACGGGAATTACAAAAGAAGAAACTTGATGTGATTAAGATCGACCACCTTGAGGGTGGCGAAGTTGTCACCAGTTTCATCCTCTGTCCGCTCTCAACTCTGCAGGTTTTATACAATTTCCTTCGTGATGCAACCAAGGATATGGACATGAAAGGGTCTGAGCTGGATCAGCTTGATGCCCAGACTGCCCAGGTCGCCATGCTTATCTACAGCGGAATGGATACGAAAT from Methanospirillum hungatei JF-1 includes the following:
- a CDS encoding CheF family chemotaxis protein, yielding MAEVPAKLEKGGSWVTSRIDIGNDGIVLKDPWNVTVSYRSIVDLQKRGQMITLLVTMPDKTERPYKIASVEKVLTILTKKIIMACNAYRIMAHFMSPAIRGGVLVTDAKWEKGAIAVLKTGIWFVSQDKQISVPLKEVASLELTKRELQKKKLDVIKIDHLEGGEVVTSFILCPLSTLQVLYNFLRDATKDMDMKGSELDQLDAQTAQVAMLIYSGMDTKSIENMLSLPPEELNAIYETLLKLKLVDVVMVRKEVQLTPKGVRYITDALKPPS